One window of Halopseudomonas maritima genomic DNA carries:
- a CDS encoding energy transducer TonB encodes MRLLGSFIGALLVALLLFGLMLALIMPPSHPPDQPAELLRVGVARSVQESSTEPADPLQPPERPTPPEQPPDVTPQPQVSPQVPALDLNIQVPQLNTRIDMGAAPALPPLQAAAPPAPAPSPPAPVSAPPPGSAEEVSPLVDIPPEYPRRALAAGIEGQVTLQFTVNADGRVENIRVLSAEPPGVFERAARRAVSRWRFAPRRENGVAVSREVSKTMNFRLEGRR; translated from the coding sequence ATGCGGCTACTGGGAAGCTTTATTGGCGCGCTGCTGGTGGCGCTGCTGCTGTTTGGTCTGATGCTGGCGCTGATTATGCCGCCCAGCCATCCGCCGGATCAGCCCGCGGAGCTACTGCGCGTGGGTGTTGCGCGCAGCGTGCAGGAGAGCAGCACAGAGCCCGCTGACCCTCTGCAGCCGCCGGAGCGTCCGACGCCCCCCGAGCAGCCGCCGGACGTTACTCCGCAGCCGCAGGTGAGCCCACAGGTGCCGGCACTGGATCTGAATATCCAGGTACCCCAGCTCAATACCCGCATCGACATGGGCGCCGCCCCGGCGTTGCCCCCGCTGCAGGCTGCTGCACCGCCTGCGCCCGCACCCAGCCCGCCGGCCCCGGTCAGCGCGCCGCCGCCTGGCAGCGCCGAAGAGGTGAGCCCGCTGGTGGATATCCCGCCCGAATACCCGCGCCGCGCGCTGGCAGCAGGCATTGAGGGACAGGTGACCCTGCAGTTCACGGTCAACGCCGATGGGCGGGTGGAAAACATTCGCGTGCTCAGTGCCGAACCGCCCGGCGTATTCGAGCGGGCGGCGCGCCGCGCGGTCAGCCGCTGGCGCTTTGCCCCGCGCCGGGAAAACGGTGTGGCTGTTTCACGTGAGGTGAGCAAGACCATGAATTTTCGCCTGGAGGGTCGTCGCTGA
- a CDS encoding OmpW/AlkL family protein, with amino-acid sequence MSAFASRLGLTALFAPVLLAASVTAQAHQAGDIIVRAGAVTVDPKEDSSRVKVGGAPQAGTAATLNSDTQLGLNLAYMLSDNWAVEVLAATPFEHDIGTKGLGGLKLGSTKHLPPTVSVLYYPMASSSAFQPYAGLGINYTWMFDDKLSSEAEAAGFSGLDLDDSWGLAAQLGMDYMLSDKVMLNAQIRYIDIETTGTTYAGPTKVSVDVDIDPLVYMVGLGYKF; translated from the coding sequence ATGTCCGCTTTTGCATCCCGCCTCGGCCTCACAGCGCTTTTTGCCCCCGTTCTGCTGGCTGCGTCGGTCACCGCTCAGGCTCACCAGGCTGGCGACATCATCGTGCGCGCCGGTGCCGTTACCGTTGACCCGAAAGAGGATAGCAGCCGCGTCAAGGTTGGCGGTGCACCGCAGGCCGGCACTGCCGCCACCCTCAACAGCGACACCCAACTGGGTCTGAACCTGGCGTACATGCTGTCCGACAACTGGGCTGTTGAAGTGCTGGCTGCGACCCCGTTCGAGCACGACATCGGCACCAAAGGGCTGGGCGGTTTGAAGCTGGGCTCCACCAAACACTTGCCGCCGACTGTCAGCGTGTTGTACTACCCGATGGCCAGCAGCTCCGCTTTCCAACCGTACGCGGGCCTGGGTATCAACTACACGTGGATGTTCGATGACAAGCTGAGCAGCGAAGCAGAAGCCGCCGGTTTCAGCGGTCTGGATCTGGATGACTCCTGGGGTCTGGCAGCGCAGCTGGGCATGGATTACATGCTAAGTGACAAGGTAATGCTGAACGCTCAAATCCGTTACATCGACATCGAAACCACCGGCACAACCTATGCAGGCCCGACCAAGGTCTCCGTTGATGTCGACATCGACCCACTGGTTTACATGGTCGGCCTTGGCTACAAGTTTTAA
- a CDS encoding MotA/TolQ/ExbB proton channel family protein, with product MTEVLWRLPDFLDSGGWVLWTILGATVLLWTLMLERLWYLSLVFPRRAEGYCDGWQARGERRSAAARHIRTAWLAQAQAQLNRYLPMVRVLIALCPLLGLLGTVSGMIQVFDVMAISGNGNPRAMAAGVSRATVPTMAGMVIAISGLFCLARLDQQSRRALQRLSDRLQHD from the coding sequence GTGACTGAGGTCCTGTGGCGGCTGCCGGACTTTCTCGACAGCGGCGGCTGGGTGCTGTGGACCATTCTTGGCGCCACGGTGCTGCTGTGGACGCTGATGCTGGAACGGCTGTGGTATCTGTCGCTGGTGTTTCCGCGCCGCGCCGAAGGCTATTGCGACGGCTGGCAGGCGCGTGGTGAGCGGCGCAGTGCTGCCGCGCGGCATATCCGCACCGCCTGGCTGGCGCAAGCGCAGGCGCAGCTCAATCGCTATCTGCCGATGGTGCGGGTGCTGATAGCGCTGTGCCCGCTGCTGGGCCTGCTGGGCACGGTCAGCGGCATGATTCAGGTATTCGATGTAATGGCCATCAGCGGCAACGGCAACCCGCGCGCCATGGCGGCGGGCGTGTCCCGTGCCACGGTGCCGACCATGGCCGGTATGGTAATTGCCATCAGTGGACTGTTTTGTCTGGCGCGACTCGATCAGCAGTCGCGGCGAGCGCTGCAGCGGCTATCTGACCGCCTGCAGCACGACTAG
- a CDS encoding ExbD/TolR family protein: MRMRRHHANADDEAGIDLTPMLDIVFIMLIFFIVTSSFVKETGIDIERPSADSAVDKPKGTILIAVSADGEIWMDNKPVDIRAVRAAVERMRVDQPDSTVVVQADTDARTGLVIRVMDQARLAGVEDVALAATAGR, from the coding sequence ATGCGCATGCGCAGGCACCACGCCAACGCTGATGATGAGGCCGGTATCGACCTTACGCCGATGCTGGATATCGTCTTCATCATGCTGATCTTCTTTATTGTCACCAGCTCCTTCGTCAAGGAAACCGGCATCGACATTGAGCGGCCGTCGGCCGACAGTGCGGTCGACAAACCCAAGGGCACCATTCTGATTGCGGTCAGTGCCGACGGTGAGATCTGGATGGATAACAAACCGGTGGATATCCGCGCTGTGCGCGCGGCGGTCGAGCGCATGCGCGTTGACCAGCCCGACAGCACGGTCGTGGTGCAGGCCGATACCGATGCACGTACCGGGCTGGTGATCCGGGTGATGGATCAGGCGCGGCTGGCGGGCGTCGAAGATGTGGCGCTGGCTGCGACGGCGGGGCGCTGA
- a CDS encoding DUF3299 domain-containing protein: MHLIRLFALCLGLLLTLPAWAARELSWDDLVPAGSGHLYGMPQAQHDGLTSEDQAAGNPMAQSMTNAPTVAALDGQEVKLPGYVVPLSVDPNQRVTEFLLVPYFGACIHVPPPPSNQIVLVQSEIGIALEETYVPYWISGIMRVEQNSSELASAGYRLEALEIEIFSY, from the coding sequence ATGCATCTGATTCGCCTGTTTGCCCTGTGCCTGGGCCTGCTGCTGACCCTGCCGGCCTGGGCCGCCCGAGAGCTCAGCTGGGATGACCTGGTGCCCGCTGGCAGCGGGCATCTTTACGGCATGCCCCAGGCGCAGCACGACGGCCTGACCTCAGAAGACCAGGCGGCCGGCAACCCGATGGCACAGAGCATGACCAACGCGCCCACGGTCGCCGCACTGGATGGCCAGGAGGTCAAGTTACCCGGCTATGTGGTGCCGCTAAGCGTGGACCCCAACCAGCGCGTCACCGAGTTTCTGCTGGTGCCCTACTTCGGCGCCTGCATCCACGTACCGCCGCCGCCGTCCAACCAGATCGTGCTGGTGCAGAGTGAAATTGGTATCGCGCTGGAAGAGACCTACGTGCCTTACTGGATCAGCGGCATCATGCGCGTCGAGCAAAATAGCAGTGAGCTGGCCAGCGCCGGCTACCGGCTGGAAGCGCTGGAAATCGAGATATTCAGCTACTAG
- a CDS encoding tetratricopeptide repeat protein: MLRWLLLLCLLSAPVRAEQIDAEVYRAIQGATEAEAAGEVAKARQLLEAALPQAGNGTLERALLTQRLAYLAIAGQRNTQAIDWLREALAQQKLEDAAALQDRQNLARLLMQEQRYPEAVKELEALPRSDNNRQLLVQAYRQLGQFRKAIPLAEQVVRETPGADDIWYRLLVGMNYELERFDQAVRWQQVLLQRAPEQADNWRQLASVQSLAGEQLAAAATLRLAREAGVKLDTTDMENLIALHAQSGAPWQAARLMQALLDEGLLSRSADRLRRLAYLWQTARDHQRALAAWGQVARNGSSADRLQLAWLQYHQRQWQAALDTLQTVQPANAQQRRQLHSLRLAAEAALPKPEEPPAGPSS, translated from the coding sequence ATGCTGCGCTGGTTGCTGCTGCTGTGCCTGCTGAGTGCCCCGGTCAGGGCGGAGCAGATCGACGCCGAGGTGTACCGGGCCATTCAGGGCGCCACCGAGGCAGAAGCCGCAGGCGAGGTGGCCAAGGCGCGACAACTGCTGGAAGCGGCCCTGCCGCAGGCGGGCAACGGAACCCTGGAGCGCGCTCTGCTGACCCAGCGGCTGGCGTATCTCGCCATCGCCGGCCAGCGCAACACCCAAGCCATCGACTGGCTGCGCGAGGCGCTGGCTCAGCAAAAATTGGAAGACGCCGCCGCCCTGCAGGACCGACAAAACCTGGCCCGCCTGCTGATGCAGGAGCAGCGCTACCCCGAGGCGGTCAAGGAGCTGGAAGCCTTGCCGCGTTCCGATAACAACCGCCAGCTGTTGGTACAGGCTTATCGTCAGTTGGGGCAATTCCGCAAGGCCATTCCACTGGCCGAGCAGGTGGTGCGCGAGACCCCGGGGGCGGATGACATCTGGTACCGCCTGCTGGTGGGCATGAACTACGAGCTGGAGCGCTTTGATCAGGCGGTGCGCTGGCAGCAGGTATTGCTGCAGCGGGCACCGGAGCAGGCCGACAACTGGCGTCAGCTGGCCAGCGTGCAAAGCCTGGCGGGTGAACAGCTGGCGGCCGCCGCGACCCTGCGTTTGGCCCGCGAGGCTGGCGTTAAGCTGGATACTACCGATATGGAAAACCTGATCGCTCTGCACGCGCAGAGCGGTGCGCCCTGGCAGGCGGCGCGCCTGATGCAGGCGCTGCTGGATGAGGGGCTGCTGAGTAGGAGTGCTGATCGCCTGCGTCGTCTGGCCTACCTGTGGCAAACCGCGCGTGATCACCAGCGTGCACTGGCGGCCTGGGGCCAGGTGGCGCGCAACGGCAGCAGCGCTGACCGTCTGCAGCTGGCCTGGCTGCAGTATCACCAGCGCCAGTGGCAGGCTGCTCTGGACACCCTGCAAACCGTGCAACCGGCCAACGCCCAGCAGCGTCGTCAGTTGCACAGCCTCAGGTTGGCAGCCGAGGCGGCCCTGCCCAAGCCGGAAGAGCCGCCGGCCGGCCCTAGTAGCTGA
- a CDS encoding MotA/TolQ/ExbB proton channel family protein: MKRLSWMLMLCCLTPLVQAQSLDKQALLERIRETRSAEQAAMREREQTFLRERNQQQRRLSQARAELASAQARADELDTRFKAQTEQLAQLRQELTERSGNLGELFGVVRQGAGDTLSQWQDSLLNARYPERQSELEALSQSSRIPSVEVLEQFWYRLQQDMNASGEVARFQAQVIDRQGGQQARSVVAVGPFVASADGEYLLYQPDSQALQVADRQPSGADLLDAFVAPRDAVADIAIDPARGQVIEQLQRTPDLLTRLSQGGIVGYVIVALGALGILLALVRLVWLQLVQRRVDRQIDNLDQLADSNPLGRVLSVIGSRPRLEELDTLELKLDEAILRETPALERWQGLIKLLAAVAPLLGLLGTVTGMIATFQAITQYGTGDPKMMADGISQALVTTVLGLVAAIPLLFMHSLVAARSKALIQLLEQQSAGLIALHLGGERRSD, from the coding sequence ATGAAAAGACTTTCCTGGATGCTGATGCTGTGCTGCCTGACGCCGTTGGTGCAGGCGCAGTCGCTGGACAAGCAAGCGCTGCTGGAGCGGATTCGCGAGACCCGCAGCGCTGAGCAGGCCGCGATGCGCGAACGCGAGCAAACCTTCCTGCGTGAGCGCAATCAGCAGCAGAGGCGCCTCTCGCAGGCGCGGGCCGAGCTGGCGAGTGCGCAGGCGCGGGCCGACGAGCTGGATACCCGCTTCAAGGCGCAGACCGAGCAGCTGGCGCAGTTGCGTCAGGAGTTGACCGAGCGCAGTGGCAACCTCGGCGAGTTGTTTGGGGTAGTGCGTCAGGGCGCTGGCGATACCCTCAGCCAATGGCAGGACTCCTTGCTCAATGCCCGTTACCCGGAGCGTCAGAGCGAGCTGGAAGCCTTGTCGCAAAGCAGCCGCATCCCCAGCGTCGAGGTGCTGGAGCAGTTCTGGTATCGGCTGCAGCAGGACATGAATGCCAGCGGTGAAGTGGCGCGCTTCCAGGCCCAGGTGATTGATCGCCAGGGTGGCCAGCAGGCCCGGTCCGTGGTGGCTGTTGGCCCCTTCGTGGCCAGTGCTGACGGCGAGTACCTGCTCTACCAGCCCGATAGTCAGGCACTGCAGGTGGCTGATCGCCAGCCGAGCGGTGCGGATCTGCTGGACGCCTTTGTGGCGCCGCGTGATGCGGTAGCCGATATTGCCATCGACCCGGCACGCGGTCAGGTAATCGAGCAATTGCAGCGCACGCCGGATCTGCTGACGCGTTTGTCACAGGGCGGCATCGTTGGCTACGTCATTGTGGCCCTGGGCGCGCTGGGTATCTTGCTGGCGCTGGTGCGACTGGTTTGGCTGCAGTTGGTACAGCGCCGTGTAGACCGGCAGATCGACAACCTCGACCAGCTGGCTGACAGCAACCCGCTGGGGCGGGTGTTGAGCGTCATTGGCAGTCGTCCGCGGCTGGAAGAGCTGGATACGCTGGAACTCAAGCTGGATGAGGCCATCCTGCGCGAAACGCCGGCATTGGAGCGTTGGCAGGGGCTGATCAAGTTGCTCGCTGCGGTGGCGCCGCTGCTCGGTCTGTTGGGCACGGTGACCGGCATGATTGCCACCTTCCAGGCCATCACCCAATACGGCACCGGCGACCCGAAAATGATGGCCGACGGCATCTCACAGGCGCTGGTGACCACGGTGCTGGGTCTGGTGGCGGCGATTCCGTTGCTGTTTATGCACAGCCTGGTGGCAGCGCGCAGCAAGGCGTTGATTCAGCTACTGGAGCAGCAGAGCGCCGGTTTGATCGCCTTGCACCTGGGTGGAGAGCGGCGCAGTGACTGA
- a CDS encoding DUF3450 domain-containing protein — MKAVWLVAMLAAPLSVQAQQALQQAQQESRELTAEAVATQQRIDSLDDAAQSALQEYTRAQDQAVALNEYSERLQLMVEAQAQELISLQQQIDSLADTQREMLPLIRRMIESLEAFVALDMPFLLDEREDRIARLQDLLIDPEVSVAELYRRVLEAYQIESDYGRTLEAWRGQLPAGEQERVVEFLRIGRLMLFYQSLDGQEQGYWDAAAGSWQTLPASYRRTLSDGIAIARNEQSPQLLPLPMPPVSAEVAQ, encoded by the coding sequence ATGAAAGCAGTTTGGCTGGTCGCTATGCTTGCCGCGCCGCTTAGTGTGCAGGCGCAGCAGGCGTTGCAGCAGGCGCAGCAGGAAAGCCGCGAACTGACCGCCGAGGCGGTTGCCACGCAACAGCGCATCGACAGCCTTGACGATGCCGCCCAGTCGGCCCTGCAGGAATACACCAGGGCGCAGGACCAGGCCGTCGCGCTGAACGAGTACAGCGAGCGCCTGCAGTTGATGGTGGAGGCGCAGGCGCAGGAGCTGATCAGTTTGCAGCAGCAGATCGACAGTCTGGCCGATACCCAGCGCGAGATGTTGCCGCTGATACGCCGTATGATCGAGTCGCTGGAGGCCTTTGTCGCGTTGGATATGCCCTTTCTGCTGGATGAGCGCGAAGACCGTATTGCTCGCCTGCAAGATCTGTTGATTGACCCCGAGGTCAGTGTCGCCGAGCTTTACCGGCGCGTACTGGAGGCCTATCAGATCGAGAGTGATTACGGTCGCACCCTGGAGGCCTGGCGTGGCCAGCTGCCCGCTGGCGAGCAGGAGCGGGTGGTCGAGTTCTTGCGCATCGGCCGTCTGATGCTCTTTTATCAAAGCCTTGATGGTCAGGAACAGGGTTACTGGGACGCCGCCGCGGGTAGCTGGCAAACGCTGCCGGCCAGCTACCGCCGCACGCTGAGTGACGGCATCGCCATCGCTCGCAACGAGCAGTCGCCACAGTTGTTGCCCTTGCCCATGCCGCCAGTCAGCGCGGAGGTCGCCCAATGA